In Porphyrobacter sp. LM 6, one DNA window encodes the following:
- a CDS encoding dicarboxylate/amino acid:cation symporter: protein MDRKLTLYILIGMVLGVIVGQVLNQTVPADVIKESIAPWFKLLSDIFLNLIKMLVAPLVLSTIVVGIAHMGDSAALGRIGVRALMWFITASLVSIGLGLIMVNLFQPGIGAPIPDAAAATAAVGEVKELKATEFILSIFPKNAVEALATNNILQILVFSIFAGVALSAIGEKGTALVKGADALAEMMLQVTGYVMRFAPVAVFGALANVVAASGLAILGTYLTLLLEFYFSLVLLWAILLGVGAVFLGRRIGVLIRYIRQPLMIAFSTASSEAALPKLFEQLDRFGVPRRISGFMLPLGYSFNLDGSMMYMSFATIFIAQAYGMDLSIATQVMILLTLMISSKGIAAVPRASLVVITGTLAMFGLPVEGVAIILAIDQFLDMGRTATNVVGNAVATAVITKWEGMLEVEEPDFVEHPHAPAHTAADGRAGLELDEDNYRDG, encoded by the coding sequence ATGGATCGCAAGCTGACCCTTTATATCCTGATCGGCATGGTGCTTGGCGTGATCGTCGGGCAGGTGCTTAACCAGACCGTGCCGGCCGACGTGATCAAGGAGTCGATCGCGCCGTGGTTCAAGCTGCTGTCGGACATCTTCCTCAATCTCATCAAGATGCTGGTCGCGCCGCTGGTGCTCTCGACCATTGTCGTCGGCATCGCCCATATGGGCGACAGCGCGGCGTTGGGGCGGATCGGGGTGCGGGCGCTGATGTGGTTCATCACTGCGAGTCTGGTCTCGATCGGACTCGGCCTGATCATGGTCAACCTGTTCCAGCCCGGCATCGGCGCGCCGATCCCCGATGCCGCCGCGGCCACGGCTGCGGTGGGCGAGGTCAAGGAATTGAAGGCGACCGAGTTCATCCTCTCGATCTTCCCCAAGAATGCGGTCGAGGCGCTGGCGACCAACAACATCCTCCAGATTCTCGTGTTCTCGATCTTTGCGGGCGTTGCGCTTTCGGCGATCGGCGAGAAGGGCACGGCGCTGGTCAAAGGCGCGGACGCGCTGGCGGAGATGATGCTGCAAGTTACCGGCTATGTGATGCGCTTCGCACCCGTCGCGGTGTTCGGCGCGCTTGCCAATGTGGTGGCGGCCAGCGGTCTGGCGATCCTCGGCACCTATCTTACCTTGCTGCTCGAATTCTATTTCTCGCTGGTGCTGCTGTGGGCGATCCTGCTCGGGGTCGGAGCGGTGTTCCTCGGGCGACGGATCGGGGTGCTGATCCGCTACATCCGCCAGCCGCTGATGATCGCTTTCTCGACCGCTTCCTCCGAGGCTGCGCTGCCCAAGCTGTTCGAACAGCTCGACCGCTTCGGCGTACCGCGCCGCATCTCGGGTTTCATGCTGCCGCTGGGCTATTCGTTCAATCTCGATGGCTCGATGATGTACATGAGCTTTGCGACGATCTTCATCGCACAGGCTTACGGGATGGACCTCAGCATCGCGACGCAGGTGATGATCCTGCTGACGCTGATGATCTCGTCGAAGGGCATCGCTGCCGTGCCGCGCGCCTCGCTGGTGGTGATCACCGGCACGTTGGCGATGTTCGGCCTGCCCGTTGAAGGCGTGGCGATCATCCTTGCGATCGACCAGTTCCTCGACATGGGCCGCACCGCGACCAACGTAGTCGGTAACGCCGTGGCGACGGCGGTCATCACCAAGTGGGAAGGGATGCTGGAAGTCGAGGAGCCCGACTTTGTCGAGCACCCCCACGCTCCCGCCCACACCGCCGCCGATGGCCGCGCAGGGCTGGAGCTGGACGAGGATAACTACCGGGACGGCTGA
- a CDS encoding thermonuclease family protein: MARKRDNVLPFRKPFKTVPLRRVNKRPPKPPKFSRPHKTWRQAWYETRPLVLLIGLATMCAIAAMPGAYEPPGFLQSEPERIAGSFTRCGKGRGYYCVIDGDTFRIGERKVRVVGIDTAEIDAQCPAEAEQAELSTAALQYWLNRGGFIMTARIDEPNDRYGRELRIIKRIDSDNREDPLANWMQANGGARGYLGGWRGGWC; the protein is encoded by the coding sequence ATGGCCCGCAAGCGTGACAATGTGCTGCCCTTCCGCAAGCCGTTCAAAACCGTGCCGCTACGGCGGGTGAACAAGCGCCCACCCAAGCCGCCAAAGTTCTCGAGGCCCCACAAAACATGGCGGCAGGCGTGGTACGAAACGCGGCCTCTGGTACTGCTGATCGGCCTTGCGACGATGTGCGCCATCGCCGCCATGCCCGGTGCCTACGAGCCGCCCGGCTTCCTGCAATCGGAACCCGAGCGGATAGCAGGGAGCTTCACGCGGTGCGGCAAGGGCCGGGGATATTACTGCGTGATCGACGGCGACACATTCCGCATCGGCGAGCGCAAGGTGCGGGTGGTGGGGATCGATACGGCCGAAATCGACGCGCAATGTCCAGCCGAAGCCGAGCAGGCAGAGCTTTCCACCGCCGCGCTTCAGTATTGGCTCAATCGTGGGGGCTTCATCATGACGGCGCGCATTGATGAGCCGAACGACCGGTACGGCCGCGAGCTGCGCATCATCAAGCGCATCGATTCCGATAACCGCGAAGATCCTCTGGCGAACTGGATGCAGGCAAACGGTGGAGCGCGCGGCTATCTCGGCGGATGGCGTGGCGGCTGGTGTTGA
- the dapE gene encoding succinyl-diaminopimelate desuccinylase, which produces MSDVLDLAKRLIAAPSVTPATGAVFDALEAMLAPLGFAVHRFARGEGAEGSDEAPVENLFAIRVGPAGSKHFAFAGHLDVVPAGDGWASDPFEPQVRGELLHGRGAVDMKGAIAAMVAAVAEVPAEAGTISFIITGDEEGPALHGTRALIDYMAEAGHQPDLCLVGEPTSVHRLGDMVKIGRRGSVNIYIDVEGTQGHVAYPHLADNPLPKLVAILAELDSLTLDTGTSWFQPSNLEITEIAVGNKATNVIPAAGSARISIRFNDLHTGKSLSERVMAIAAKHGGKARPVISGEPFLTEPGAFSKLVSRAVEAETGIAPELSTTGGTSDARFLRSVCPVIEFGLCNATMHKRDEAVALQDLEVLARIYARIAREALALDTTEQ; this is translated from the coding sequence ATGAGCGACGTTCTTGATCTTGCCAAGCGCCTGATTGCCGCACCCAGCGTGACGCCTGCCACGGGTGCAGTGTTCGACGCGCTCGAGGCGATGCTCGCACCGCTGGGCTTTGCAGTGCACCGTTTCGCTCGCGGCGAGGGCGCGGAAGGGAGCGACGAAGCACCGGTCGAAAACCTGTTTGCGATCCGCGTCGGCCCTGCGGGGTCGAAGCACTTCGCCTTTGCCGGACACCTCGATGTCGTCCCTGCAGGGGACGGATGGGCCTCTGATCCGTTCGAGCCGCAAGTGCGTGGTGAATTGCTTCACGGACGCGGTGCGGTCGACATGAAGGGCGCGATCGCGGCGATGGTCGCTGCCGTGGCCGAGGTTCCCGCCGAAGCGGGCACCATCAGCTTCATCATCACCGGCGACGAGGAGGGTCCCGCACTCCACGGCACCCGCGCCCTGATCGACTACATGGCAGAAGCAGGTCACCAGCCCGACCTCTGCCTCGTGGGCGAACCGACCTCGGTGCACCGCCTCGGCGACATGGTGAAGATCGGGCGACGCGGCTCGGTGAACATCTATATCGACGTCGAAGGCACGCAGGGCCACGTCGCCTATCCGCATCTGGCTGATAACCCGCTGCCCAAGCTGGTGGCGATCCTGGCCGAACTCGACTCGCTGACGCTCGACACTGGCACCTCTTGGTTCCAACCCAGCAATCTCGAGATTACCGAGATCGCGGTCGGGAACAAGGCGACCAACGTGATCCCGGCGGCGGGTTCGGCGCGTATCTCGATCCGGTTCAACGATCTTCACACCGGCAAAAGCCTGTCGGAACGCGTCATGGCGATCGCCGCCAAGCACGGCGGCAAGGCGCGTCCGGTCATCTCGGGCGAGCCGTTCTTGACCGAGCCGGGGGCGTTCTCGAAGCTGGTCAGTCGGGCTGTGGAAGCCGAGACCGGCATTGCGCCAGAGCTTTCGACCACCGGCGGCACATCGGACGCGCGCTTCCTGCGCAGCGTCTGCCCGGTGATCGAATTCGGCCTGTGCAACGCAACGATGCATAAGCGCGACGAAGCAGTCGCGCTTCAGGATCTTGAGGTGCTGGCACGCATCTACGCCCGGATCGCACGCGAGGCGCTGGCGCTGGACACAACGGAACAATAG
- a CDS encoding NAD-dependent deacylase translates to MAEFKRIVILTGAGISAESGIDTFRSAGGLWEQHRVEDVATPEGFARNPNLVLNFYDMRRAALGNVAPNPAHEALARLEREFSGELLLVTQNVDDLHERGGSARVLHMHGELKSALCTSCETRSPWLTTMIERPPCPVCRAPTLRPDVVWFGEMPYQMGRIYHALETCELFVSIGTSGAVYPAAGFVQEARANGAQCLELNLERSEGSRFFHESRLGPASVLVPEWVEDVLGC, encoded by the coding sequence ATGGCAGAGTTCAAACGTATCGTCATCCTCACTGGCGCCGGGATTTCCGCCGAAAGCGGGATCGACACCTTCCGTTCGGCCGGAGGACTGTGGGAGCAACACCGCGTGGAGGACGTGGCCACGCCCGAAGGCTTCGCGCGCAATCCCAACCTCGTCCTTAACTTCTACGACATGCGCCGCGCGGCGCTGGGCAACGTCGCACCCAACCCGGCGCACGAGGCGCTCGCGCGGCTGGAGCGCGAGTTCTCCGGCGAGTTGCTGCTGGTCACCCAGAATGTCGACGACTTGCACGAGCGAGGCGGATCGGCGCGGGTGCTGCACATGCATGGCGAGCTCAAGAGCGCGCTGTGCACCTCGTGCGAAACCCGCTCGCCGTGGCTGACGACCATGATCGAGCGCCCCCCGTGCCCCGTCTGCCGCGCGCCCACCTTGCGGCCCGACGTCGTGTGGTTCGGCGAGATGCCCTACCAGATGGGGCGCATCTATCATGCGCTCGAGACATGCGAGCTGTTTGTTTCGATCGGCACATCGGGCGCCGTCTATCCCGCGGCGGGCTTCGTGCAGGAGGCGCGGGCGAATGGGGCGCAATGCCTCGAACTCAATCTCGAACGCAGCGAGGGATCGCGCTTCTTCCACGAATCGCGGCTAGGGCCGGCAAGCGTGCTGGTGCCGGAATGGGTGGAGGATGTGCTAGGCTGCTGA
- a CDS encoding VOC family protein: MSLPPFHLAFPVDDLAAARQFYGDVMGCAEGRSSEEWIDFDFHGHQIVAHLAPGQAGVRASNHVDGHGVPVPHFGLVLTMDAWEALAQRLRDGGCEFVIEPTIRFKGQPGEQATMFLRDPSGNALEFKAFADMGKLFATA; the protein is encoded by the coding sequence ATGTCCCTGCCCCCGTTCCATCTTGCCTTTCCGGTCGATGATCTTGCTGCCGCGCGGCAGTTCTACGGCGACGTCATGGGCTGCGCGGAAGGCCGCTCGAGCGAAGAGTGGATCGATTTCGACTTCCACGGCCACCAGATCGTCGCCCACCTCGCGCCGGGTCAGGCGGGGGTTCGCGCGAGCAACCACGTTGATGGGCATGGTGTGCCGGTGCCGCATTTCGGTCTCGTGCTGACGATGGACGCATGGGAAGCGCTGGCACAGCGGCTGCGCGATGGCGGCTGCGAATTCGTGATCGAGCCGACAATCCGTTTCAAGGGCCAGCCGGGCGAGCAGGCGACGATGTTCCTGCGCGACCCTTCCGGCAACGCGCTCGAGTTCAAGGCCTTCGCAGATATGGGGAAGCTGTTCGCGACGGCGTGA
- a CDS encoding cupin domain-containing protein, with the protein MPKLDLAAIPQTNATGYPPPFDAAVEGRWYRRLAPPAGLTLMGASHVTLAPGAFSSQRHWHQGQDELVVMIAGDAVLIDDHGETPVGPGDVLAFPAGEANGHHLHNRSDTPCVFVAISAGSRDADSGEYPDIDMVFDADGYARKDGSRYEARRIP; encoded by the coding sequence ATGCCCAAGCTCGATCTCGCCGCCATCCCCCAGACCAATGCGACGGGCTATCCGCCGCCGTTCGATGCGGCGGTAGAAGGCCGGTGGTATCGTCGCCTCGCACCGCCTGCGGGGCTGACGCTAATGGGCGCGAGTCATGTGACGCTGGCGCCGGGGGCGTTCTCCTCGCAGCGTCACTGGCACCAGGGGCAGGACGAATTGGTGGTGATGATCGCAGGCGATGCAGTATTGATCGACGATCACGGCGAAACGCCGGTTGGGCCGGGTGACGTGTTGGCTTTTCCGGCGGGCGAAGCGAACGGCCATCATCTGCACAACCGCTCCGATACGCCATGTGTGTTCGTCGCCATCAGCGCGGGATCAAGGGACGCGGACAGCGGAGAATATCCCGATATCGACATGGTGTTCGATGCCGACGGCTACGCGCGCAAGGATGGCAGTCGCTACGAGGCGAGGCGCATTCCCTAG
- a CDS encoding M48 family metallopeptidase, with amino-acid sequence MSANLTPAQQAAALVDTLGPEALAKAQDYTTGNHWILFLGVGVSFLVAFIVVRLRLLDRITARMEGRKPWLSTLAVSAAFFLISAVISLPWVVYTDWYRQRAYDLSQQDPFDFLGQLAISEVISAAVGGLFLTGVYALIRRTGQRWWIWSGGLATVTTLLMLLAGPSLIEPLFNEYKPVPPGEVRTALEEIADEVDIPHDRIFMYDGSRQSERFTANVSGIGPTARIAISDIALKQASVAEVRAVTGHEAGHYKLGHIWRYVVIMPLMAMAFFFLLNRLFAPTARLLGSDARLDEPRGLPVFAVVGSVLGLLATPITNTLTRVGETEADRYSLETVNEPDALATALVKTAEYRYPRPSAIEEALFYTHPSVEKRALRAMEWKAAHTKDEPASP; translated from the coding sequence ATGTCCGCCAATCTCACACCTGCGCAGCAAGCCGCGGCGCTTGTCGACACGCTTGGGCCGGAAGCCCTGGCCAAGGCGCAGGACTACACCACCGGCAATCATTGGATCCTGTTCCTTGGCGTCGGCGTTTCGTTTCTCGTCGCCTTCATCGTGGTGCGCCTGCGTCTACTCGACCGGATCACCGCCCGCATGGAGGGCCGCAAGCCGTGGCTTTCGACACTGGCCGTCAGCGCCGCGTTCTTCCTGATCTCTGCCGTGATCTCGCTGCCCTGGGTGGTCTACACGGACTGGTATCGCCAGCGCGCCTATGACCTGTCGCAACAGGATCCCTTCGATTTCCTCGGCCAGCTGGCAATCAGCGAGGTCATCTCCGCTGCCGTCGGCGGGTTGTTCCTGACCGGCGTCTATGCGCTGATCCGGCGCACCGGTCAGCGTTGGTGGATCTGGAGCGGAGGCCTGGCGACAGTGACCACGCTGCTGATGCTGCTCGCCGGGCCGAGCCTGATCGAGCCGCTGTTCAACGAATACAAGCCGGTGCCGCCGGGCGAGGTCCGCACTGCGCTTGAGGAAATCGCCGACGAGGTCGACATCCCGCACGACCGTATCTTCATGTATGACGGATCACGCCAGTCGGAGCGCTTCACCGCTAATGTTTCGGGCATCGGCCCGACGGCGCGGATCGCGATCTCGGACATCGCGCTGAAGCAGGCCTCGGTCGCCGAAGTGCGTGCGGTAACCGGCCACGAAGCGGGGCATTACAAGCTCGGCCACATCTGGCGCTATGTCGTGATCATGCCGCTGATGGCGATGGCGTTCTTCTTCCTTTTGAACCGCCTGTTCGCGCCCACCGCACGGCTGCTGGGCAGCGATGCACGGCTGGACGAGCCGCGCGGCCTGCCGGTCTTCGCCGTGGTCGGATCGGTGCTCGGCCTGCTCGCCACGCCGATCACGAACACCCTCACCCGCGTGGGCGAGACCGAAGCCGATCGCTACTCGCTGGAAACCGTGAACGAGCCCGACGCGCTGGCGACCGCCTTGGTCAAGACCGCCGAATACCGCTACCCGCGCCCCTCGGCGATCGAGGAAGCGCTGTTCTACACCCACCCCTCGGTCGAAAAGCGCGCGCTGCGTGCGATGGAGTGGAAGGCGGCGCACACGAAGGATGAACCTGCGTCTCCATGA
- the nth gene encoding endonuclease III produces MTRDQIFEFFRRLAEDDPAPQTELEYGNAYQLVVAVALSAQATDVGVNKATRALFAKVTTPQQMLDLGEEGLREHIKTIGLFNSKAKNVIALSQLLVNEYGGEVPDSREELVKLPGVGRKTANVVLNCWFGHETFAVDTHIFRVGNRTGMAKGKTPDHVEAKLEKRVPQPFRLHAHHWLILHGRYVCKARTPECWRCKVADLCSFRKKVLEPPKGRAAAD; encoded by the coding sequence ATGACCCGCGACCAGATCTTCGAGTTCTTCCGCCGCCTCGCCGAAGACGACCCTGCCCCGCAGACCGAGCTGGAATATGGCAATGCCTACCAGCTGGTGGTGGCGGTAGCGCTGTCGGCGCAGGCGACTGATGTGGGGGTGAACAAGGCTACCCGCGCGCTGTTCGCCAAGGTGACGACGCCGCAGCAGATGCTTGACCTCGGGGAAGAGGGCCTGCGCGAGCACATCAAGACCATCGGCCTGTTCAACTCCAAGGCCAAGAACGTGATCGCCCTCTCGCAGCTCCTGGTCAACGAATATGGCGGAGAAGTTCCAGACAGCCGCGAGGAGCTGGTCAAGCTCCCCGGTGTCGGCCGCAAGACCGCCAACGTGGTGCTCAACTGCTGGTTCGGGCACGAGACCTTCGCGGTCGACACCCACATCTTCCGGGTCGGCAACCGCACCGGGATGGCCAAGGGCAAGACCCCCGATCATGTCGAGGCCAAGCTCGAAAAGCGCGTGCCCCAGCCCTTCCGCCTGCACGCCCACCACTGGCTGATCCTGCACGGCCGCTATGTCTGCAAGGCGCGCACGCCCGAATGCTGGCGCTGCAAGGTCGCCGATCTGTGCAGCTTCAGGAAGAAGGTGCTTGAGCCGCCCAAGGGCCGCGCGGCCGCCGATTAA
- a CDS encoding glutathione S-transferase family protein, whose translation MKLIIGNKNYSSWSLRGWLAVKQSGLHFEELTVSILGEEWDRLKHDMGEVQPSSGKVPILWDGDAVVWDSLAIMEYCADKVGRERFWPKDDAARAMARAMVAEMHSGYQSLRKELPMNIRRRVPLEGVTEATRHDIVRILGLWAEARARHGSSGPYLFGTFGAADIFYAPVVTRFVTYGIGVPGFAQAYMQAIWEHDWMSEWIRAAEQEEWVIEQYETVA comes from the coding sequence ATGAAACTCATCATCGGCAACAAGAACTATTCGAGCTGGAGCCTGCGCGGCTGGCTGGCGGTCAAGCAATCGGGCCTCCATTTCGAGGAACTGACCGTGTCGATCCTCGGCGAGGAGTGGGACCGGCTGAAGCATGACATGGGCGAGGTCCAGCCCTCTAGCGGCAAGGTGCCGATCCTGTGGGACGGTGACGCCGTGGTTTGGGATAGCCTCGCGATCATGGAATACTGTGCCGACAAGGTCGGGCGCGAGCGGTTCTGGCCCAAGGACGATGCCGCGCGTGCGATGGCCCGGGCGATGGTGGCGGAGATGCATTCGGGCTACCAGTCCTTGCGCAAGGAACTGCCGATGAACATTCGCCGCCGTGTGCCGCTCGAGGGGGTTACGGAAGCCACGCGTCACGATATCGTGCGTATCCTAGGCCTGTGGGCGGAAGCGCGCGCGCGGCATGGCAGCAGCGGGCCTTACCTGTTCGGCACTTTCGGTGCAGCGGACATCTTCTACGCGCCGGTAGTCACCCGCTTTGTCACCTATGGCATCGGCGTGCCGGGCTTCGCGCAGGCCTATATGCAGGCGATCTGGGAACATGACTGGATGTCCGAATGGATCCGCGCGGCAGAGCAGGAGGAATGGGTGATCGAACAGTACGAGACTGTCGCCTAG
- the dapB gene encoding 4-hydroxy-tetrahydrodipicolinate reductase, producing MAQLQFGVIGHKGRMGQALDAAISDAGHALCIGVDAGGNIGPFAGQCDVLIDFSAPDALAANLGAARVAGKPIVVGTTGLEEAHFVMLAEAARVVPVLQSGNFSLGVTLMAHLVREAAARLGPDWDIEVLEMHHRMKVDAPSGTAKLLGEAAAAGRGIALADNMESGRHGMTGARAQGAIGFATLRGGTVAGEHSVIFAGSEERLTIAHSAENRMIFARGAVKAAEWLAGQSPGRYTMNDVLGLSL from the coding sequence ATGGCACAGCTGCAATTCGGAGTGATCGGGCACAAAGGCCGCATGGGGCAGGCGCTGGACGCGGCGATTTCGGATGCCGGTCATGCGCTGTGCATCGGGGTCGATGCCGGGGGCAATATCGGGCCGTTTGCTGGGCAATGCGATGTGCTGATCGATTTCTCCGCGCCCGATGCGCTGGCGGCCAATCTCGGCGCGGCGCGGGTCGCAGGCAAGCCGATCGTGGTCGGCACAACCGGGCTTGAGGAAGCGCATTTCGTGATGCTCGCCGAGGCCGCGCGCGTGGTGCCGGTGCTGCAATCGGGCAACTTCTCGCTCGGCGTGACGCTGATGGCGCATCTGGTGCGCGAGGCCGCCGCGCGGCTCGGGCCTGATTGGGACATCGAAGTGCTGGAAATGCACCACCGCATGAAGGTCGACGCGCCCTCGGGCACCGCCAAGCTGCTCGGCGAAGCGGCGGCGGCTGGGCGCGGTATCGCCCTTGCTGACAACATGGAGAGCGGCCGCCACGGGATGACCGGCGCGCGGGCGCAAGGCGCGATCGGCTTTGCAACCCTGCGCGGCGGCACCGTGGCAGGCGAGCACAGCGTGATCTTCGCCGGCAGCGAGGAACGGCTCACGATCGCGCATTCGGCCGAGAACCGTATGATCTTCGCGCGCGGAGCGGTGAAGGCGGCCGAATGGCTCGCCGGACAATCGCCAGGCCGCTATACGATGAACGACGTGCTCGGCCTGAGCCTGTGA